A stretch of Desulfurivibrio alkaliphilus AHT 2 DNA encodes these proteins:
- the pgeF gene encoding peptidoglycan editing factor PgeF, which produces MNIIRYRNLAGLATAPVHGSFGRWGGVSHGALADLNVGAAVGDEPQRVAENRRRMGQALGLELLVSAGQVHGDRVAVVAERPEVDQEIADCDALVSNLPGVGLLICQADCQAIMLHDPQRRVVANIHAGWRGSALNIIAVTIKVMAERFNTAPTDLQAAISPSLGPCCAEFVNHHRELPPAFQAYQVRENYFDFWAISREQLLSAGVLPGNIEAAEICTRCNPNFFSFRRDRACGRQGSVIAL; this is translated from the coding sequence ATGAATATTATTCGTTATCGTAATCTGGCTGGATTGGCAACGGCCCCGGTGCATGGCTCGTTTGGCCGTTGGGGCGGGGTGAGCCACGGCGCCCTGGCCGATTTGAATGTCGGGGCGGCGGTGGGGGATGAACCGCAACGGGTGGCGGAAAACCGCCGCCGCATGGGCCAGGCCCTGGGGCTTGAACTGCTGGTCTCGGCCGGCCAAGTGCACGGCGATCGGGTGGCGGTGGTGGCCGAGAGGCCGGAGGTGGACCAAGAGATAGCCGACTGCGACGCCCTGGTCAGCAACCTGCCCGGCGTGGGGCTGCTGATCTGCCAGGCCGATTGCCAGGCGATAATGCTCCATGACCCGCAGCGGAGGGTGGTGGCCAATATTCATGCCGGCTGGCGGGGCAGCGCTTTGAACATCATTGCCGTCACTATCAAGGTGATGGCTGAGCGCTTCAACACCGCCCCCACCGACCTGCAGGCCGCCATCAGCCCTTCCCTCGGCCCCTGCTGCGCCGAGTTCGTCAACCATCACCGTGAGTTACCCCCGGCCTTTCAAGCCTACCAGGTGCGGGAAAACTATTTCGATTTCTGGGCCATCAGCCGGGAGCAACTGCTCTCTGCCGGGGTGTTGCCAGGCAACATAGAAGCGGCGGAAATCTGCACCCGCTGCAACCCCAACTTCTTTTCCTTTCGCCGCGATCGCGCCTGCGGTCGCCAAGGTTCTGTAATCGCCTTATGA
- a CDS encoding RsmB/NOP family class I SAM-dependent RNA methyltransferase, producing the protein MALEILLQQEQQNRPLDQVLAEYPARRWPSDRRDRQLVRALVYEVLRRRGFLDHVVARYAKHPLAKMKPLTLAALRLGLAQLLYFDRLPPAAAIDETIRALKAARQPRWITGFVNGLLRNAARERAELLRLAAEQCDWLSVPAWLRQRREQQLGQERAYHRSRAENQPPPLVLRVNTAKINCATLAEQLQHNGIEVEESTFAPAALRLPSYHGRVEELPGFNEGWFAVQDEAAQLVTMLLQKEPDPEPGALFLDACAGLGGKTAHLAELLPAESRLVALEPHTGRFALLAENLARLGHKFFKLPPDGPPEELARRLQTAAAGKPAPLLLCPQTLASFARLLDSASVAPAFQGILLDAPCSGLGVVRRHPDIRWNRQPEDLPRYCKQQIALLDQAAKLLAPGGVLVYAVCSNEPEENREVIQALTSRHPELEVTDPRPWLPPPAATLVDDEGYLRSTPETGLDGFFAARLQRGDALESVKKM; encoded by the coding sequence GTGGCGCTGGAAATACTGCTGCAGCAGGAACAGCAAAATCGTCCCCTGGACCAGGTGCTGGCGGAGTATCCCGCCCGGCGCTGGCCTTCCGATCGCCGTGACCGGCAACTGGTGCGGGCGCTGGTTTATGAGGTGCTGCGCCGCCGGGGTTTTCTCGACCATGTCGTGGCCCGCTACGCCAAGCACCCGCTGGCCAAAATGAAACCCCTTACCCTGGCGGCCTTGCGCTTGGGGCTGGCGCAACTGCTCTATTTTGACCGCCTGCCGCCGGCGGCGGCCATTGATGAAACCATCCGCGCCCTCAAGGCGGCCCGCCAGCCTCGCTGGATTACCGGTTTTGTCAATGGATTGCTGCGCAATGCGGCCCGGGAGCGGGCGGAGCTGTTGCGCCTGGCCGCCGAGCAGTGCGATTGGCTCAGCGTCCCGGCCTGGCTGCGGCAACGCCGTGAGCAGCAATTAGGGCAGGAAAGGGCTTACCATCGCAGCCGGGCGGAAAACCAGCCGCCTCCCCTGGTACTGCGGGTCAATACCGCCAAAATCAACTGCGCGACCCTGGCTGAGCAGTTGCAACACAACGGGATCGAAGTGGAGGAGAGCACTTTCGCCCCGGCGGCCTTGCGCCTGCCTTCATACCATGGCCGGGTGGAAGAGTTGCCCGGTTTTAACGAGGGCTGGTTTGCCGTCCAAGATGAAGCGGCGCAACTGGTAACCATGCTGCTGCAAAAGGAACCCGACCCGGAACCGGGGGCGTTATTCCTTGATGCCTGCGCCGGCTTGGGAGGCAAAACCGCGCATCTGGCCGAGCTTTTACCGGCAGAAAGCAGGCTGGTAGCACTGGAGCCCCACACCGGCCGTTTTGCGCTTCTTGCTGAAAACCTGGCTCGCCTGGGCCACAAATTTTTTAAATTACCGCCGGACGGCCCCCCTGAAGAACTTGCCCGCCGCCTGCAGACGGCCGCCGCCGGGAAGCCCGCACCGCTGCTGCTCTGCCCGCAAACCCTGGCAAGCTTCGCCCGCCTGCTTGATTCAGCTTCCGTTGCCCCCGCCTTCCAGGGTATATTGCTGGATGCTCCTTGCTCCGGCTTGGGCGTGGTTCGGCGGCACCCGGACATCCGCTGGAACCGGCAACCCGAGGATCTGCCGCGTTACTGCAAGCAACAAATTGCCCTGCTCGACCAGGCGGCCAAGCTGCTGGCCCCAGGCGGGGTGCTGGTCTACGCGGTCTGCAGCAATGAGCCCGAGGAAAACCGGGAGGTAATCCAGGCGCTAACAAGCCGTCACCCGGAGCTGGAGGTGACCGATCCCCGCCCCTGGCTGCCGCCGCCGGCCGCCACTCTGGTTGACGACGAGGGATACTTGCGCTCCACCCCTGAAACGGGCCTGGACGGCTTCTTCGCCGCCCGCCTGCAAAGAGGTGACGCCCTGGAAAGCGTAAAAAAGATGTAG
- the uvrA gene encoding excinuclease ABC subunit UvrA — protein MEPQYLRIRGARMHNLQNIDVDLPRNRLVVFSGLSGSGKSSLAFDTLYAEGQRRYVESLSTYARQFLGQMDKPDVDLLEGLSPAVSIEQRTTSRNPRSTVGTITEIYDHLRLLFARVGQAHCPHCGEAIQPQSLQDMVKTLLGYPEGSKLILLAPLIDDKKGEHQAVLQKLRRDGFVRARIDGEIIGLDQEITLAKTKKHTIEAVVDRLIIKEGVARRLADSVATALHLAEGKLLVHFPELAGSEQERLFSELAACVSCGRSLPELSPQLFSFNNPKGACPECGGLGVKQVFDPERVVADPQLSLNQGALLPWSGRSSGSYVRNLIKALAERYGFDPDRPFARLPQAAKELIFNGSGPEPVTFSYTRFRRRRTHSKPFEGLLPQLTRRYLETESAAVREELEQYMNEQPCPACQGARLRPEALAVTVGDYSIARLCSLSIEELLAALPALEFAPARAPVAARIIKEIHDRLTFLHDVGLGYITLARRASTLSGGEAQRIRLASQIGARLAGVLYILDEPSIGLHQRDNRRLINTLLRLRDLGNTVIVVEHDEDTIRAADHVLDMGPGAGVHGGRVVYNGDVTGLLAAEESLTGGYLAGRLAIAVPAKRRRPGKKSAWLKLNGAAANNLQNVEVALPLGLFTCVTGVSGSGKSSLVIETLYKAVARHLYGSRETPGEYKKISGLEQLDKVIDIDQSPIGRTPRSNPATYTGVLTPVRELFARLPEARARGYKPGRFSFNLKGGRCEACEGDGVIKIAMHFLPDLYVTCEACNGKRYNEETLDIRYKDKNIAEVLAMTVAEGREFFSAVPTIRNKLETLFEVGLGYLPLGQSSVTLSGGEAQRIKLSRELSKRQTGRTLYILDEPTTGLHPADIEHLLHVLNRLVESGNTVVVIEHNLDVIKTADYLIDLGPEGGEGGGRVVAAGPPEQVAACPESHTGRYLKPLLG, from the coding sequence ATGGAACCGCAATATCTCCGCATCCGGGGCGCCCGGATGCACAATCTGCAAAATATCGACGTCGATCTGCCCCGCAACCGCCTGGTGGTCTTCAGCGGCCTGTCGGGCTCCGGCAAGTCTTCGCTGGCCTTCGACACCCTGTATGCCGAAGGGCAGCGGCGCTACGTGGAATCGCTTTCCACCTACGCCCGCCAGTTCCTGGGCCAGATGGACAAGCCCGATGTGGACCTGCTGGAAGGGCTCTCGCCGGCGGTATCCATCGAGCAGCGCACCACCAGCCGCAACCCCCGCTCCACCGTGGGCACCATCACCGAGATTTACGACCACTTGCGCCTGCTGTTCGCCCGGGTGGGCCAGGCCCACTGCCCCCATTGCGGCGAGGCCATCCAGCCCCAGTCCTTGCAGGACATGGTCAAAACCCTGCTGGGCTACCCCGAGGGCAGCAAACTGATCCTGCTGGCCCCGCTGATTGACGATAAAAAGGGCGAACACCAGGCGGTGTTACAAAAACTGCGCCGGGACGGCTTTGTCCGGGCCCGGATCGATGGCGAAATAATCGGCCTTGACCAGGAGATCACCCTGGCCAAAACCAAAAAACACACCATCGAAGCGGTGGTGGATCGCCTGATCATCAAGGAGGGGGTGGCCCGGCGGCTGGCCGACTCGGTGGCCACCGCCCTGCACCTGGCCGAGGGCAAGTTGCTGGTCCACTTTCCCGAGCTGGCCGGCAGCGAGCAGGAGCGGCTGTTCAGCGAACTGGCCGCCTGCGTCAGTTGCGGCCGTAGCCTGCCGGAGCTCTCGCCCCAGCTCTTTTCCTTCAATAACCCCAAAGGCGCCTGCCCGGAATGCGGCGGCCTGGGGGTCAAGCAGGTGTTCGACCCGGAACGTGTGGTGGCCGATCCCCAGCTCAGCCTCAACCAGGGGGCGTTGCTGCCCTGGAGCGGGCGCAGTTCCGGCTCCTACGTCCGCAACCTGATCAAGGCCCTGGCCGAGCGTTACGGCTTCGACCCCGATCGTCCCTTTGCCCGGCTGCCCCAGGCCGCCAAAGAGCTGATTTTTAACGGTAGCGGCCCTGAGCCCGTTACCTTCAGCTACACCCGTTTCCGCCGCCGCCGCACCCACAGCAAGCCCTTTGAAGGGCTGCTGCCGCAGCTTACCCGGCGCTACCTGGAAACCGAATCGGCGGCGGTGCGCGAGGAGCTGGAGCAGTACATGAACGAGCAGCCCTGCCCGGCCTGCCAAGGCGCCCGCCTGCGGCCCGAGGCCTTGGCGGTAACGGTGGGCGACTACTCCATCGCCCGGCTTTGCAGCTTAAGTATCGAAGAGCTGCTGGCCGCCCTGCCGGCCCTGGAGTTCGCTCCGGCCAGGGCCCCGGTGGCGGCCCGGATCATCAAGGAGATCCACGACCGGCTGACCTTCCTCCACGACGTGGGCCTGGGCTACATCACCCTGGCCCGGCGGGCCTCCACCCTTTCCGGCGGTGAGGCCCAGCGGATCCGGCTGGCCTCCCAGATCGGGGCGCGGTTGGCGGGGGTGCTCTACATCCTCGATGAACCCAGCATCGGCCTGCACCAGCGGGACAACCGCCGGCTGATCAACACCCTGCTGCGGCTGCGGGACCTGGGCAACACGGTGATCGTGGTGGAACACGACGAGGATACCATCAGGGCTGCCGATCATGTGTTGGACATGGGCCCCGGTGCCGGGGTGCATGGCGGGCGGGTGGTTTATAACGGCGATGTAACCGGATTGCTGGCGGCGGAAGAGTCGCTCACCGGCGGTTATCTTGCCGGGCGGCTGGCCATTGCGGTACCGGCCAAGCGCCGGCGGCCGGGGAAAAAAAGCGCCTGGCTCAAGCTTAACGGTGCGGCGGCCAACAATCTGCAAAACGTGGAGGTGGCGCTGCCTTTGGGCCTTTTTACCTGTGTGACCGGGGTCTCGGGCTCGGGCAAGTCTTCGCTGGTCATCGAAACCTTGTACAAAGCGGTGGCCCGGCACCTTTACGGCTCCCGGGAGACCCCGGGGGAGTATAAAAAAATCAGCGGCCTGGAGCAACTGGACAAGGTCATCGATATCGACCAGAGCCCCATTGGTCGCACCCCGCGCTCCAACCCCGCCACCTACACCGGGGTGCTGACCCCGGTGCGGGAACTCTTTGCCCGCCTGCCGGAGGCCCGGGCCCGGGGCTACAAGCCCGGCCGCTTCAGCTTCAACCTCAAGGGCGGCCGTTGCGAAGCCTGTGAAGGCGACGGGGTGATCAAGATCGCCATGCACTTTCTGCCCGACCTGTACGTGACCTGCGAGGCCTGTAACGGCAAGCGCTACAACGAGGAAACCCTGGATATCCGGTACAAGGATAAAAATATCGCCGAGGTGCTGGCCATGACGGTGGCCGAGGGGCGGGAGTTTTTCAGCGCCGTGCCGACCATCCGCAACAAGCTGGAGACCTTGTTTGAGGTGGGGTTGGGCTACCTGCCCCTAGGGCAGTCCTCGGTGACCCTCTCCGGCGGCGAGGCCCAGCGGATCAAGCTGTCCCGCGAGCTGAGCAAGCGCCAGACCGGCCGCACCCTCTATATCCTCGACGAACCCACCACCGGCCTCCATCCCGCCGACATCGAGCACCTGCTCCATGTCTTGAACCGCCTGGTGGAGAGCGGCAACACGGTGGTGGTGATCGAGCACAACCTGGATGTGATCAAGACCGCCGATTACCTCATCGACCTGGGCCCGGAAGGCGGCGAGGGCGGTGGCCGGGTGGTGGCCGCCGGCCCCCCGGAACAGGTGGCGGCCTGCCCGGAATCACATACCGGCCGCTATCTCAAGCCACTGCTGGGCTGA